The following coding sequences lie in one Amycolatopsis cihanbeyliensis genomic window:
- a CDS encoding antibiotic biosynthesis monooxygenase family protein, with amino-acid sequence MAVVKINAIEVPEGAGPELEKRFAARMSALDAEPGFLGFELLRPVAGETRYFAYTRWETEEHFQAWMAGPAKEAHGGHGKPVGTGSGLLEFEVAVRSEPKQAPETP; translated from the coding sequence ATGGCTGTGGTGAAGATCAACGCTATCGAGGTGCCCGAGGGGGCCGGGCCGGAGCTGGAGAAGCGCTTCGCGGCGCGGATGAGCGCGCTGGACGCCGAGCCCGGTTTCCTCGGGTTCGAACTGCTCCGCCCGGTCGCGGGGGAAACCCGCTACTTCGCCTACACCCGCTGGGAGACCGAGGAACACTTCCAGGCCTGGATGGCGGGACCGGCCAAGGAGGCGCACGGCGGGCACGGCAAGCCGGTGGGCACCGGCTCCGGCCTGCTCGAGTTCGAGGTGGCGGTACGCAGCGAGCCGAAGCAGGCACCGGAAACCCCGTGA
- a CDS encoding M1 family metallopeptidase: MLNGRIRTLLLCGLTCTLVACTGSEPAPPARQTGTDPAPGAAGAGDPYYPADGNGGYDALGYEVSVRYEPAANRLRGDTVLTATATKDLSRFNLDLRGFEVESVRVNGRPAEFRREGEFELVISPARALAEAETFQARIRYGGAPRAAGEGQLGANGWQRTGTGEAFVLGQPHSAAYWYPVNETPRDKATFRLEATVPEGWTAVSIGREIGARTADGWTTTTWEERTPVASYLTTLAIGRFTLERRDLADGTPVLDAYAPGAEEQRDLGRRTGEVIGFLAGKFGPYPQRAAGGIYLDERIGFSLETQGRPVYAEWADLETVVHELAHQWYGNSVSVRSWSDICLNECLASYAQWLWLEEQRGEDLDARFHRIVERTRNDDEFWSPKLHEMGAGNEFEGVYDKGPLAIHALRRKIGEEAFARVLPEWAAEHREGNASWPEFERFVTEISGQELDAFFAAWFRGTGIPRRARLFPGSLGG, encoded by the coding sequence ATGCTCAACGGCCGCATACGAACCCTGCTGCTGTGCGGTCTGACCTGCACCCTAGTGGCGTGCACGGGGAGCGAGCCCGCGCCGCCCGCCCGGCAGACCGGTACCGATCCGGCGCCCGGAGCCGCCGGCGCCGGTGATCCCTACTACCCCGCCGATGGCAACGGCGGTTACGACGCCCTCGGTTACGAGGTCTCGGTCCGCTACGAGCCCGCGGCCAACCGGCTGCGCGGCGACACGGTGCTCACCGCGACGGCGACCAAGGACCTCAGCCGGTTCAACCTCGACCTGCGCGGGTTCGAAGTGGAGTCGGTGCGGGTGAACGGCCGGCCGGCGGAGTTCCGCAGGGAGGGCGAGTTCGAGCTGGTGATCAGCCCGGCACGGGCGCTCGCCGAAGCCGAGACCTTCCAGGCGCGCATCCGCTACGGCGGCGCACCCCGGGCCGCAGGCGAGGGCCAGCTGGGCGCGAACGGCTGGCAACGCACCGGAACGGGCGAAGCGTTCGTACTCGGCCAGCCACACTCCGCCGCGTACTGGTACCCGGTCAACGAGACCCCGCGGGACAAAGCCACCTTCCGCCTGGAGGCCACCGTGCCGGAGGGCTGGACCGCGGTGTCGATCGGCAGGGAGATCGGTGCCCGCACGGCGGACGGCTGGACCACCACGACCTGGGAGGAGCGGACCCCGGTGGCGAGCTACCTCACCACCCTGGCGATCGGCCGGTTCACCCTCGAGCGCCGCGACCTGGCCGACGGCACCCCGGTGCTGGACGCCTACGCGCCGGGTGCCGAGGAGCAGCGGGACCTCGGCCGGCGCACCGGCGAGGTCATCGGCTTCCTTGCCGGGAAGTTCGGGCCGTACCCGCAGCGCGCGGCGGGCGGGATCTACCTGGACGAGCGGATCGGGTTCTCGCTGGAGACCCAGGGCAGGCCGGTCTACGCCGAGTGGGCCGACCTGGAGACCGTGGTGCACGAGCTTGCCCACCAGTGGTACGGCAACTCGGTTTCGGTGCGGTCCTGGTCGGACATCTGCCTCAACGAATGCCTCGCCAGCTACGCCCAGTGGCTGTGGCTCGAGGAGCAGCGGGGCGAGGACCTGGACGCCCGGTTCCACCGGATCGTCGAGCGCACCAGGAACGACGACGAGTTCTGGTCGCCCAAGCTGCACGAGATGGGAGCGGGCAACGAGTTCGAGGGCGTCTACGACAAGGGCCCACTGGCGATCCACGCGTTACGCAGGAAGATCGGCGAGGAGGCCTTCGCGAGGGTGCTCCCGGAATGGGCGGCCGAGCACCGCGAAGGCAACGCGAGCTGGCCGGAGTTCGAACGGTTCGTCACCGAGATCTCGGGCCAGGAGCTGGACGCGTTCTTCGCTGCCTGGTTCCGCGGTACCGGGATCCCGCGAAGGGCGCGGTTGTTTCCCGGATCCTTGGGTGGCTGA
- a CDS encoding alpha/beta fold hydrolase, with amino-acid sequence MDRREDVVEFGGTGQPIVLLHGLMGRARTWWSVARWLTAYGRVLGLDARGHGRLRRPGSWRTEEFVADVAEVIGELDAGPAVVIGHSMGGLHAWVLAATHPALVRGIVVEDMAPDQRGRTVDAWRGYFESWPVPFQSLAHVREFFGSTGDYFAECVVERADGYHLMADLENLYRIAAEWGRRDYWSYVDGVKCPALVVEAGNTAMPTGQQTELAARIPGGARHVRVDGAGHVVHDDAPHEYRGAVEAFLSHLLHR; translated from the coding sequence GTGGACAGGCGTGAGGACGTGGTTGAGTTCGGTGGCACCGGTCAGCCGATCGTGTTGCTGCACGGGCTGATGGGCCGGGCACGTACCTGGTGGTCGGTGGCGCGCTGGCTCACCGCGTACGGGCGGGTCCTCGGGCTGGACGCGCGCGGGCACGGGCGGTTGCGCCGGCCGGGTAGCTGGCGGACCGAGGAGTTCGTGGCCGATGTCGCCGAGGTGATCGGTGAGCTGGACGCCGGGCCCGCGGTGGTGATCGGGCACTCGATGGGCGGGCTGCACGCGTGGGTGCTCGCCGCGACCCATCCGGCGCTGGTGCGGGGGATCGTGGTCGAGGACATGGCTCCGGACCAGCGGGGGCGGACCGTCGATGCCTGGCGCGGTTACTTCGAGTCCTGGCCGGTGCCGTTCCAGTCCCTCGCGCATGTGCGGGAGTTCTTCGGCAGCACCGGGGACTACTTCGCGGAGTGCGTGGTCGAGCGGGCCGACGGTTATCACCTGATGGCCGATCTGGAGAACCTGTACCGGATCGCGGCCGAGTGGGGCCGCCGCGACTATTGGTCCTATGTGGATGGTGTCAAGTGTCCGGCGCTGGTGGTCGAGGCGGGGAACACCGCCATGCCCACCGGCCAGCAGACGGAGCTCGCCGCCCGCATTCCCGGCGGTGCCCGGCACGTACGCGTGGATGGTGCCGGGCACGTCGTGCACGATGACGCGCCCCACGAGTACCGCGGCGCCGTCGAGGCCTTCCTCTCCCACCTGCTCCACCGCTAG
- a CDS encoding peptidoglycan recognition protein family protein: MADRPGFDRRSLFKGGLTLTAATALAGLPGHSAAAVRGRYPAPLIYSTDDWEARPPRWPVTVENHRPTYIVVHHTVDPGNTDDFSRERAFWMSRSIQNFHMDTRGWIDSGQQFTNSRGGYITEGRHRSLEILRGGARHVQGANVGGHNSEVIGIENEGLYVDVDVPQALWDSLVELVAYMADQYGVSTANIKGHRDFNSTQCPGDVLYARLPELRGAVADELDVPVLDPPEWPLLKPGDTGRPVLAAQHLLRARGARDVPTDGVFGPATGAAVDRLARSAGVARHTCHAGAHADERGLLGADLWPLLTTTAAPGTGSEAARAAAVLTETAGTRVTTLHPPDWKPLLAN; this comes from the coding sequence ATGGCTGACCGGCCCGGTTTCGACCGCAGGTCCCTGTTCAAGGGCGGGCTGACGCTGACCGCCGCCACCGCGCTGGCCGGGTTGCCGGGGCACTCGGCCGCCGCGGTGCGGGGCCGCTATCCCGCCCCACTGATCTACAGCACCGATGACTGGGAGGCCAGGCCGCCACGCTGGCCGGTCACCGTGGAGAACCACCGGCCGACCTACATCGTGGTGCACCACACCGTGGATCCCGGCAACACCGACGACTTCTCGAGGGAACGGGCGTTCTGGATGTCGCGGTCGATCCAGAACTTCCACATGGACACCCGCGGCTGGATCGACAGCGGCCAGCAGTTCACCAACAGCCGGGGCGGCTACATCACGGAGGGCAGGCACCGCAGCCTGGAGATCCTGCGCGGCGGCGCCCGGCACGTGCAGGGCGCCAACGTCGGCGGGCACAACAGCGAGGTCATCGGCATCGAGAACGAGGGGCTCTACGTCGATGTGGACGTCCCGCAGGCGTTGTGGGACTCGCTGGTCGAACTGGTGGCCTACATGGCGGACCAGTACGGGGTGTCCACGGCGAACATCAAGGGTCACCGCGACTTCAACTCCACGCAGTGTCCTGGCGACGTCCTCTACGCCAGGCTGCCCGAGCTACGCGGGGCGGTCGCCGACGAGCTGGACGTGCCGGTGCTCGATCCGCCTGAGTGGCCGCTGCTCAAGCCCGGCGACACCGGAAGGCCGGTGCTGGCGGCGCAGCACCTGCTGCGGGCCCGGGGCGCGCGTGACGTGCCCACCGACGGGGTGTTCGGGCCCGCGACCGGCGCCGCCGTGGACCGACTCGCCCGTTCCGCCGGGGTGGCCCGGCACACCTGCCACGCGGGTGCGCATGCCGACGAGCGGGGCCTGCTCGGCGCCGATCTCTGGCCGCTGCTCACCACCACGGCCGCCCCGGGAACCGGCAGCGAGGCCGCCCGCGCCGCCGCCGTACTCACCGAGACCGCGGGCACCCGCGTCACCACCCTGCACCCACCGGACTGGAAACCCCTGCTCGCCAACTAG
- a CDS encoding A/G-specific adenine glycosylase, whose product MDPDILIDWFAEQGRDLPWRRAECTPWGVLVSEIMLQQTPVARVRPVWEEWLERWPRPSALAAAAQGEVLRAWGKLGYPRRALRLHAAAEVIARDHGDVVPSDVDTLLALPGIGVYTARAVAAFGYGKRAPVVDTNVRRVVARAVHGAGDAGPASNTRDLADVEELLPDRDAPAASFSAALMELGALVCVARGPRCADCPLHADCAWQHAGRPAYTGPAKPVQRFAGTDRQVRGLLLDVLRGTAEPVPKERLDLVWSKAGQRDRCLDSLLVDGLVEQTPDGRFALPGEY is encoded by the coding sequence ATCGACCCCGACATCCTGATCGACTGGTTCGCCGAGCAGGGTCGCGACCTGCCGTGGCGACGTGCGGAGTGCACACCATGGGGTGTGCTGGTCAGCGAGATCATGCTGCAGCAGACCCCGGTGGCGCGGGTGCGTCCGGTGTGGGAGGAGTGGCTGGAGCGCTGGCCGCGCCCCTCCGCGCTGGCCGCCGCCGCGCAGGGCGAGGTACTGCGTGCCTGGGGCAAGCTCGGCTACCCGCGCCGCGCGCTGCGGTTGCATGCCGCGGCCGAGGTGATCGCCCGGGACCACGGGGACGTGGTCCCCTCCGACGTCGACACCTTGCTGGCCCTGCCGGGGATCGGCGTGTACACCGCCCGCGCGGTGGCCGCCTTCGGCTACGGCAAGCGGGCGCCGGTGGTGGACACCAACGTCCGGCGGGTGGTCGCCAGGGCGGTGCACGGCGCGGGTGACGCGGGCCCGGCATCCAACACCAGGGACCTCGCCGACGTGGAGGAACTGCTGCCGGATCGGGACGCACCGGCGGCGAGCTTCTCCGCCGCCCTGATGGAGCTCGGCGCGCTGGTCTGCGTGGCCCGTGGCCCCCGCTGCGCCGACTGCCCGTTGCACGCGGACTGCGCCTGGCAGCACGCGGGCAGGCCCGCGTACACCGGTCCGGCCAAGCCGGTGCAGCGCTTCGCGGGCACCGACCGCCAGGTGCGTGGGCTACTGCTGGACGTGCTGCGTGGCACCGCGGAGCCGGTGCCGAAGGAGCGGCTGGACCTGGTGTGGTCCAAGGCGGGCCAGCGGGACCGGTGCCTGGACTCGCTGCTGGTCGACGGCCTGGTCGAGCAGACCCCGGACGGTCGCTTCGCCCTACCGGGTGAGTACTGA
- a CDS encoding beta-class carbonic anhydrase, whose translation MTAIDELLSRNAEFGNAVPGDRSTPQPSLHIAILTCMDARIRVFEIFGLLQGESHVLRNAGGVVTDDMIRSLALSQRKLGTREVLIVQHTDCGLNLVTEDGFKDELEDATGLRPPWAVEAFRDVNDSVRQSVERVRRSPFVPHTDLVRGFVYDVHTGKLTEAT comes from the coding sequence ATGACCGCGATCGACGAACTGCTCAGCCGCAACGCCGAGTTCGGCAACGCCGTACCCGGTGACCGTTCGACTCCGCAGCCCTCACTCCACATCGCGATCCTGACCTGCATGGACGCCCGGATCAGGGTGTTCGAGATCTTCGGCCTTCTGCAGGGCGAGTCGCACGTACTGCGCAACGCGGGGGGTGTGGTCACCGACGACATGATCCGCTCACTCGCGCTCAGCCAGCGCAAGCTCGGCACCCGCGAGGTGCTCATCGTGCAGCACACCGACTGCGGGCTGAACCTGGTCACCGAGGACGGCTTCAAGGACGAGCTGGAGGACGCCACCGGGCTGCGCCCACCGTGGGCGGTCGAGGCGTTCCGGGACGTCAACGACAGCGTGCGGCAGTCGGTGGAGCGGGTTCGGCGCAGCCCGTTCGTTCCGCATACCGACCTGGTTCGCGGGTTCGTGTACGACGTGCACACCGGGAAGCTGACCGAGGCCACCTGA
- a CDS encoding LacI family DNA-binding transcriptional regulator, whose amino-acid sequence MGRPIRTRRQATLASLAAELGVSRTTVSNAYNRPDQLSPELRRRVLETARRLGYPGPDPVARSLRTRKAGAVGLLLTENLSYAFRDPAAVGVLEGLALACEDAGVGLHLVPASPGREEVAAVHRAGVDGFVVYSVPDDDPHLAAVLSRPVPTVIIDQPRIEGVDRVGPDDASAITGLANHLVELGHRQIGVLCMRLARDRNDGFVSRERQCDAHFHVQRTRLAALAETFQAAGVDWSTVPVVERFEHTVDDGASAARQLLDTHPQVTALICTSDILALGALAEAGRRDLRVPADLTVTGFDGIAEATRAGLTTVHQPVLEKGRSAGQLLLAAHDHVNPRVITLPTELRLGTTSAPPRTAEEFWFGP is encoded by the coding sequence ATGGGCCGGCCTATTCGAACCAGGCGCCAGGCGACGCTGGCGTCGCTCGCCGCTGAGCTGGGCGTGTCCAGAACCACCGTGTCGAACGCCTACAACCGGCCCGACCAGCTCTCCCCCGAACTGCGCCGCCGTGTGCTGGAAACCGCGCGCAGGCTCGGGTACCCGGGACCGGACCCGGTCGCCAGGTCGCTGCGCACCCGCAAGGCGGGGGCGGTCGGCCTGTTACTCACCGAGAACCTCTCCTACGCCTTCCGCGACCCGGCCGCCGTCGGCGTGCTGGAGGGACTGGCGCTGGCCTGCGAGGACGCGGGCGTCGGCCTGCACCTGGTGCCGGCGAGCCCCGGCCGGGAGGAGGTCGCCGCCGTGCACAGGGCCGGGGTGGACGGGTTCGTCGTCTACTCCGTCCCCGACGACGACCCGCACCTGGCCGCGGTGCTGTCCCGGCCGGTGCCCACGGTGATCATCGACCAGCCACGCATCGAAGGGGTCGACCGCGTCGGGCCGGACGACGCTAGCGCGATCACCGGGCTGGCGAACCACCTTGTCGAACTGGGCCACCGCCAGATCGGCGTGCTGTGCATGCGGCTGGCCCGGGATCGCAACGACGGCTTCGTCTCCCGGGAACGGCAGTGCGACGCGCACTTCCACGTGCAGCGGACCAGGCTGGCCGCGCTCGCCGAGACCTTCCAGGCGGCCGGCGTGGACTGGTCCACGGTTCCGGTGGTGGAACGGTTCGAGCACACCGTGGACGACGGCGCCTCGGCCGCCCGCCAGTTACTCGATACGCATCCGCAGGTCACGGCGCTGATCTGCACCTCGGACATCCTCGCGCTGGGGGCGCTGGCCGAGGCGGGACGGCGGGACCTGCGGGTGCCTGCCGATCTCACCGTGACCGGGTTCGACGGCATCGCCGAGGCCACCCGCGCCGGGTTGACCACAGTGCACCAACCAGTGCTGGAGAAGGGGCGCTCGGCGGGCCAGTTACTGCTCGCGGCGCACGACCACGTCAACCCGAGGGTCATCACGCTGCCGACCGAACTGCGTCTCGGCACCACCTCGGCGCCGCCGCGGACCGCCGAGGAATTCTGGTTCGGCCCGTGA
- a CDS encoding metal ABC transporter solute-binding protein, Zn/Mn family produces MTIRRTGRLLGATSAIAALVLGLSGCGGGTDSAESGKIAVVASTNVWASVVTAVGGEHVSVTSVIDDPAADPHAYQATAEDAADVQDADLVLYNGGGYDEFFTQMAGQAPDVRELVAFDISGKAGAEEHGEEHSEEHGEERGEEHAEHEEPGEHQDHGDEHGHAGVNEHVWYDLATVGKVADQVATQLGELRPEQQATFTGNAAAFHAELDTLSGQVESLATEQPGAEVLATAPVADYLLEAAGATDVTPEDFLEAVESETDVPVAAQERMNRLVSGGTVRAVVHNVQTESPATERVVAAAGEAGVPVVDVTETLPEGQKGYIAWMGEQVSALSAALGTP; encoded by the coding sequence ATGACGATCCGACGCACCGGCCGCCTGCTCGGCGCCACCTCAGCCATCGCGGCCCTCGTGCTGGGACTTTCCGGCTGCGGGGGCGGAACCGATTCCGCCGAGAGCGGCAAGATAGCGGTGGTCGCCTCGACCAACGTGTGGGCGAGCGTGGTCACCGCGGTGGGCGGCGAGCACGTCTCGGTCACCTCGGTGATCGACGACCCGGCGGCCGATCCGCATGCCTACCAGGCGACCGCGGAGGATGCCGCGGACGTGCAGGACGCCGATCTCGTGCTCTACAACGGCGGCGGATACGACGAGTTCTTCACCCAGATGGCAGGTCAGGCCCCGGACGTCCGCGAGCTGGTCGCCTTCGACATCTCCGGCAAGGCCGGTGCGGAAGAGCACGGGGAAGAGCACTCGGAAGAGCACGGGGAGGAGCGGGGGGAAGAGCACGCGGAGCACGAGGAACCCGGCGAGCATCAGGACCACGGTGACGAGCACGGCCACGCCGGGGTGAACGAGCACGTCTGGTACGACCTCGCCACCGTGGGCAAGGTGGCCGACCAGGTCGCCACCCAACTCGGCGAGCTGCGCCCGGAGCAGCAGGCGACCTTCACCGGGAACGCCGCCGCCTTCCATGCCGAGCTGGACACGTTGTCCGGCCAGGTGGAAAGCCTCGCCACCGAGCAGCCGGGCGCCGAGGTGCTCGCCACCGCGCCGGTGGCGGACTACCTGCTGGAGGCCGCGGGGGCCACCGACGTGACCCCCGAGGACTTCCTCGAGGCCGTGGAGAGCGAGACGGATGTGCCGGTCGCCGCGCAGGAGCGGATGAACCGGCTGGTCTCCGGCGGGACCGTACGGGCCGTGGTGCACAACGTGCAGACCGAGAGCCCGGCCACCGAGCGGGTGGTGGCCGCGGCCGGTGAAGCCGGGGTGCCGGTGGTGGACGTGACCGAGACACTGCCGGAAGGGCAGAAGGGCTACATTGCGTGGATGGGCGAACAGGTCTCCGCACTGTCCGCGGCGCTGGGTACGCCATGA
- a CDS encoding metal ABC transporter ATP-binding protein: protein MTPPAIEVTGARLAFGPRTLWSGLDLVVEPGEFVAVLGPNGSGKTSLLRVLLGLQPLTEGSVRLAGRPPGRANHRVGYIPQQRVLDEGLALRGTDLVGLGLDGHRWGPGLLGMARRRRRVAEALDAVGAQSYAKAPVGTLSGGEQQRLRVAQSLVGDPEVLFCDEPLLSLDIAHQRAVSELIDARRRSANTAVLFVTHEINPILSYVDKVLYLVNGAFRIGAPDEVMNSTVLSELYATRVEVFRVGGQIHVAGAQSALCEDEPHHVDERAS, encoded by the coding sequence ATGACCCCGCCGGCCATCGAGGTCACCGGGGCCCGGCTCGCCTTCGGCCCCCGCACCCTGTGGTCCGGGCTCGATCTGGTGGTCGAGCCGGGTGAGTTCGTGGCCGTGCTGGGACCGAACGGCTCCGGTAAGACCAGCCTGCTGCGCGTGCTGCTCGGCCTCCAGCCGCTCACCGAGGGCTCGGTGCGGCTGGCCGGTCGTCCGCCCGGCCGGGCCAACCACCGGGTGGGCTACATCCCGCAGCAACGGGTGCTGGACGAGGGCCTCGCGCTGCGCGGCACCGACCTGGTCGGGCTCGGCCTGGACGGGCACCGCTGGGGGCCGGGGCTGCTGGGCATGGCGCGCCGGCGCCGCCGGGTCGCCGAGGCGCTCGACGCGGTCGGCGCGCAGTCCTACGCCAAGGCACCGGTCGGCACCCTCTCCGGCGGCGAGCAGCAGCGGCTGCGGGTCGCGCAGTCCCTCGTCGGCGACCCGGAGGTGCTGTTCTGCGACGAGCCGCTGCTGTCCCTGGACATCGCGCATCAGCGCGCGGTGAGCGAGCTGATCGACGCGCGCCGGCGGTCCGCGAACACGGCGGTGCTGTTCGTCACGCACGAGATCAACCCAATTTTGTCCTATGTGGACAAGGTGTTGTACCTGGTGAACGGCGCCTTCCGGATCGGTGCTCCGGACGAGGTGATGAACTCCACGGTGCTCTCCGAGCTGTATGCCACCCGGGTCGAGGTGTTCCGGGTCGGCGGCCAGATCCATGTCGCCGGTGCGCAGAGCGCGCTGTGCGAGGACGAACCGCATCACGTGGACGAACGCGCGTCCTGA
- a CDS encoding metal ABC transporter permease — protein sequence MDKFFDLELTARLLGLDFVQTALLAAAVLGLVAGVLGPLIVLRRMAFAVHGTAELAFTGAAAALLIGVGVQYGALVGAVVAAVLFGVFGGRESDRDSVIGVILSFGLGVGVLLLWYVPERTSNRLGILVGQIVAIDTTDFTLLVIAGAVVLLVLALIYRPLLFASVDPGVAMARGVPVRLLSPVFAVLVGVSTSLGVQIVGALLVVALMVTPAAAAARVTASPWRATLLAVLFAEVAAVGGIVLSLAPGAPVSFFVTAISFVIYLVCRVISHRRARAARGRTEVSEPDARPSPPAPVR from the coding sequence ATGGATAAGTTCTTCGACCTCGAGCTGACCGCGCGACTGCTCGGCCTGGACTTCGTGCAGACGGCGCTGCTGGCCGCCGCGGTACTCGGCCTGGTCGCCGGCGTACTGGGCCCGCTGATCGTGCTGCGCAGGATGGCCTTCGCCGTGCACGGCACCGCCGAACTGGCGTTCACCGGCGCGGCGGCCGCGCTGCTGATCGGCGTCGGGGTGCAGTACGGCGCGCTGGTGGGCGCGGTGGTGGCCGCCGTGCTGTTCGGGGTGTTCGGCGGCCGGGAGTCCGATCGCGACTCGGTGATCGGGGTGATCCTCTCCTTCGGGCTCGGCGTCGGCGTGCTGCTGCTGTGGTACGTGCCGGAGCGCACCTCGAACCGGCTGGGCATCCTGGTGGGGCAGATCGTGGCGATCGACACGACCGACTTCACCCTGCTGGTCATCGCGGGCGCGGTCGTGCTGCTCGTGCTCGCGCTGATCTACCGGCCGTTGCTGTTCGCCAGTGTGGACCCCGGGGTCGCGATGGCCCGTGGGGTGCCGGTGCGCCTGCTCTCCCCGGTGTTCGCGGTGCTGGTGGGCGTATCCACCTCGCTCGGCGTGCAGATCGTCGGTGCGCTGCTGGTGGTCGCGCTGATGGTCACCCCGGCGGCGGCTGCGGCCAGGGTGACCGCGAGCCCGTGGCGGGCCACCCTGCTCGCGGTGCTCTTCGCCGAGGTCGCCGCAGTCGGCGGGATCGTGCTCTCGCTGGCGCCCGGCGCACCGGTGAGTTTCTTCGTCACCGCGATCTCGTTCGTCATCTACCTGGTCTGCCGGGTGATCTCGCATCGCCGCGCCCGCGCGGCCAGGGGTCGTACCGAGGTCAGCGAACCGGACGCGCGGCCATCGCCGCCCGCACCCGTTCGATGA
- a CDS encoding alginate O-acetyltransferase AlgX-related protein, which yields MVEERGELPAVHEAWLPREHALHRPRHGGRQLTALLSALVFFVTPTMLWVLGGRPSEIENHPLAGLPGISEGWGVFTGLPGWATDQLVFRATAIQAADDISRAVFGEPAPLDQGGGPPAGPLPGETRPEPETDQPDPGTGERGGWRVVEGTDGWLYLSLDSEAKCEPARPVRETVHGMTELRRAVEASGRQFVFVIAPDKTTMVPQHLPERYPYRECSRAVAGDFWRLLTGRGRALDLRPPLASAAERIGRPAYASNDTHWRDEGSIVLTRSLAEAIRPGITDGWVTRPDGTYTAPSDLPTVLGRREEKTNMRYELRPDGRTNIHGPYIPDTDTPVRTKRAPLPGMVEKPTLIFGDSFVNTSSSYLPAAFSDLTMLAYPSMSEHLDAVVQEFVDAEVVVVQSVERAVAGGWLPYLDDAFIERVRAAMAARPVR from the coding sequence GTGGTGGAGGAACGAGGCGAGCTGCCCGCGGTGCACGAGGCGTGGCTGCCACGGGAGCACGCGCTGCACCGCCCGCGGCACGGTGGGCGGCAGCTCACCGCACTGCTGTCCGCCCTGGTCTTCTTCGTGACCCCGACCATGCTGTGGGTGCTGGGCGGGCGGCCTTCGGAGATCGAGAACCACCCGCTGGCCGGCTTACCCGGCATCAGCGAGGGCTGGGGCGTGTTCACCGGCCTGCCGGGATGGGCCACCGACCAGTTGGTGTTCCGCGCGACGGCCATCCAGGCCGCGGACGACATCAGCAGAGCCGTCTTCGGCGAACCCGCCCCACTGGACCAGGGCGGCGGCCCGCCGGCGGGACCGCTTCCCGGCGAAACCCGTCCCGAACCGGAAACCGACCAGCCCGACCCCGGTACCGGGGAGCGTGGCGGCTGGCGTGTGGTCGAGGGCACGGACGGGTGGCTGTACCTCAGCCTCGACTCGGAAGCGAAGTGCGAACCGGCACGGCCGGTGCGGGAGACGGTGCACGGAATGACCGAGCTGCGCCGAGCGGTGGAGGCATCGGGGCGGCAGTTCGTGTTCGTCATCGCACCGGACAAGACGACGATGGTGCCGCAGCATCTGCCGGAACGGTATCCGTACCGCGAGTGCTCCCGAGCGGTGGCAGGAGACTTCTGGCGGCTGCTCACCGGCCGGGGCCGCGCGCTCGACCTGCGCCCGCCGCTGGCCTCGGCCGCGGAGCGGATCGGGCGGCCGGCCTACGCTTCGAACGACACGCACTGGCGGGACGAGGGGTCGATCGTGCTGACCCGTAGCCTCGCCGAGGCCATCCGCCCCGGCATCACCGATGGATGGGTGACGCGGCCCGATGGCACCTACACCGCGCCATCCGACCTGCCGACCGTGCTCGGCAGGCGGGAAGAGAAGACCAACATGCGCTACGAGTTGCGACCGGACGGCCGGACCAACATCCACGGCCCGTACATTCCGGACACCGACACTCCGGTGCGCACGAAGCGGGCTCCGCTGCCCGGCATGGTGGAGAAACCGACGCTGATCTTCGGCGACTCGTTCGTCAACACCTCGTCCAGCTACCTGCCCGCGGCCTTCAGCGATCTCACGATGCTGGCCTACCCTTCGATGAGCGAGCACCTCGACGCGGTGGTCCAGGAGTTCGTCGACGCCGAGGTCGTCGTCGTGCAGAGCGTGGAACGCGCGGTGGCCGGCGGCTGGTTGCCGTATCTGGACGACGCCTTCATCGAACGGGTGCGGGCGGCGATGGCCGCGCGTCCGGTTCGCTGA